A part of Streptomyces sp. NBC_01451 genomic DNA contains:
- a CDS encoding mechanosensitive ion channel family protein — MTRVLTVDDLVVAGIALAVGLLAAFLLRMLLRWLGRHADRTRWSGDDVIVDALRTVVPWSAFTGGAAAAAAALPLTRTVGHNVNQTLTVLLIGVTTLTVARVVGRLVSAVTQSRSAVAGSATIFVNIIRVVILALGFLVVLQTLGVSIAPMLTALGVGGLAVALALQDTLANLFAGIHILASKTVQPGDYIKLSSGEEGYVVDINWRQTTIRQLSNNLVIIPNGQLAGTNMTNFNRPEQMLTILVQVGVAYDSDLEQVERVTCEVVAEVMTEITGAVPEHEPLVRFHTFGDSRIGFTVILGVGEFSDQFRIKHEFIKRLHRRYRAEGISIPAPARTVALQQGAVVIPQQRGGHPEPDLGLGAEQGGPASTLLDRFDKLDR; from the coding sequence GTGACGCGAGTACTCACCGTGGACGATCTGGTCGTCGCGGGCATCGCCCTCGCCGTGGGCCTGCTGGCGGCCTTCCTGCTGCGCATGCTGCTGCGCTGGCTGGGCAGGCACGCGGACCGCACCCGCTGGAGCGGGGACGACGTCATCGTGGACGCGCTGCGCACGGTGGTGCCGTGGTCCGCGTTCACCGGGGGCGCGGCGGCCGCCGCCGCGGCGCTGCCGCTGACGAGGACCGTCGGGCACAACGTCAACCAGACACTGACCGTGCTCCTGATCGGCGTCACGACGCTCACGGTGGCCAGAGTGGTCGGCCGGCTGGTGAGTGCCGTCACCCAGTCCCGGTCGGCGGTCGCCGGCTCGGCGACGATCTTCGTCAACATCATCAGGGTCGTCATCCTGGCCCTGGGCTTCCTGGTCGTGCTCCAGACGCTGGGCGTCTCCATAGCGCCGATGCTCACCGCCCTGGGGGTCGGCGGTCTGGCCGTCGCGCTCGCCCTCCAGGACACCCTCGCCAACCTCTTCGCGGGCATCCACATCCTCGCCTCGAAGACCGTCCAGCCCGGTGACTACATCAAGCTGAGCAGCGGCGAGGAGGGGTACGTCGTCGACATCAACTGGCGCCAGACGACGATCCGCCAGCTCTCCAACAACCTGGTCATCATCCCGAACGGGCAGCTCGCCGGGACGAACATGACCAACTTCAACCGGCCCGAGCAGATGCTGACGATCCTGGTCCAGGTCGGCGTCGCCTACGACAGCGACCTGGAGCAGGTCGAGCGGGTCACCTGCGAGGTCGTCGCCGAGGTGATGACGGAGATCACCGGCGCCGTCCCGGAGCACGAACCGCTGGTGCGCTTCCACACCTTCGGCGACTCGCGGATCGGCTTCACCGTGATCCTGGGGGTCGGCGAGTTCAGCGACCAGTTCCGGATCAAGCACGAGTTCATCAAGCGCCTGCACAGGCGCTACCGGGCGGAGGGCATCAGCATCCCGGCACCCGCGCGGACGGTCGCCCTGCAGCAGGGCGCGGTGGTCATTCCGCAGCAGCGGGGCGGCCACCCGGAACCCGACCTGGGCCTCGGCGCCGAGCAGGGCGGACCGGCGTCCACCCTGCTCGACCGGTTCGACAAGCTCGACCGGTGA
- a CDS encoding FadR/GntR family transcriptional regulator, whose amino-acid sequence MLDRALSGGGAPTPELRPVRVASAVDEVSDRLLTAIAVGDFLPGERLPVERELITLLGVSRPTVREAVGRLQAVGVIEIRRGRNGGAYVRDSWSESSGAAVRRTLVPRWAEFEQLFDLRGLVEGMVAATAARRRRPEDLVPMRDALAAYLSARDPREEHAADSAFHRSVCDATHNPQIAMLSRDLLARASLGFPVEPWGKGERTHFHRGGEDHKALYEAVAAGEPERAEEIAREHFTISADMIRDVLARVRNATPS is encoded by the coding sequence GTGCTCGACCGCGCCCTGTCCGGCGGCGGCGCCCCCACGCCCGAACTGCGCCCGGTGCGCGTGGCCTCGGCGGTCGACGAGGTCTCCGACCGGCTGCTCACCGCCATCGCCGTCGGCGACTTCCTGCCGGGGGAGCGGCTGCCGGTCGAGCGCGAGCTGATCACGCTGCTGGGGGTGAGCCGTCCCACGGTGCGTGAGGCGGTCGGCCGGCTCCAGGCGGTCGGTGTCATCGAGATCCGCCGGGGCCGCAACGGCGGTGCCTATGTGCGCGACAGCTGGAGCGAGTCCTCCGGTGCCGCCGTCCGGCGCACCCTGGTGCCGCGCTGGGCGGAGTTCGAGCAACTCTTCGACCTGCGCGGGCTGGTGGAGGGGATGGTGGCGGCGACGGCGGCCAGGCGTCGGCGCCCCGAGGACCTCGTACCCATGCGCGACGCCCTGGCCGCCTACCTGTCCGCCCGTGACCCGCGCGAGGAACACGCCGCCGACAGCGCCTTCCACCGCAGCGTCTGCGACGCCACCCACAACCCCCAGATCGCCATGCTCAGCCGCGACCTGCTGGCCCGCGCCAGCCTGGGCTTCCCGGTCGAACCCTGGGGCAAGGGCGAGCGCACCCACTTCCACCGCGGCGGCGAGGACCACAAGGCCCTCTACGAGGCGGTCGCGGCCGGCGAACCGGAGCGGGCGGAAGAGATCGCCCGCGAGCACTTCACCATCAGCGCGGACATGATCCGCGACGTCCTGGCGAGAGTCAGGAACGCGACTCCGTCATGA
- a CDS encoding NADP-dependent isocitrate dehydrogenase, with amino-acid sequence MTDSTIIYTHTDEAPALATHSFLPVIQAYASQAGVNVETRDISLAGRIIAVFPEFLEEGQRIADALTELGELAKTPEANIIKLPNVSASIPQLKAAVAELQSQGYALPDYPDDPKSDEERDIRARYDKIKGSAVNPVLREGNSDRRAPASVKNYARTHPHRMGAWTSESRTNVATMGENDFRSTEKSVVISEAGSLRIELVGEDGSTTVLRESVPVLADEVVDASVLHVAALREFLTAQIARAKAEGVLFSVHLKATMMKVSDPIIFGHVVRAFFPKTFAQYGETLAAAGLSPNDGLGGLYKGLESLPEGAAIKASFDAELAEGPALAMVDSDKGITNLHVPSDVIVDASMPAMIRTSGHMWGPDGQEADTLAVLPDSSYAGVYQVAIDDCRANGAYDPSTMGSVPNVGLMAQKAEEYGSHDKTFEIPVAGTVRLVDQAGNVVIEQPVAAGDIFRACQTKDAPIRDWVKLAVTRARATGSPAVFWLDETRAHDANLIAKVNTYLDEHDTEGLVIRILNPVEATKLSVERIRRGEDTISVTGNVLRDYLTDLFPILELGTSAKMLSVVPLMAGGGLFETGAGGSAPKHVQQLVKENYLRWDSLGEFFALAASFEHLATTTGNARAQVLADTLDRATATFLNEDKSPTRRVGGIDNRGSHFFLSLYWAQELAAQTDDADLAKSFAPFAETLTANAETIVAELIAVQGKPADIGGYYQPDVEKAKTVMRPSATWNSTLATLS; translated from the coding sequence GTGACTGACTCGACCATCATCTACACGCACACTGACGAGGCGCCCGCACTGGCGACCCACTCGTTCCTGCCCGTGATCCAGGCGTACGCCTCGCAGGCCGGGGTGAACGTCGAGACCCGGGACATCTCGCTGGCCGGCCGCATCATCGCCGTCTTCCCCGAGTTCCTGGAGGAGGGCCAGCGCATCGCGGACGCCCTCACCGAGCTCGGTGAGCTGGCGAAGACGCCCGAGGCGAACATCATCAAGCTGCCGAACGTGTCGGCGTCGATCCCCCAGCTCAAGGCGGCGGTCGCCGAGCTGCAGAGCCAGGGCTACGCGCTGCCGGACTACCCGGACGACCCGAAGTCGGACGAGGAGCGCGACATCCGCGCCCGCTACGACAAGATCAAGGGTTCCGCCGTGAACCCGGTGCTGCGCGAGGGCAACTCCGACCGCCGCGCCCCCGCCTCGGTGAAGAACTACGCCAGGACCCACCCGCACCGCATGGGCGCCTGGACCTCGGAGTCCAGGACGAACGTGGCGACGATGGGCGAGAACGACTTCCGCTCGACCGAGAAGTCCGTGGTGATCTCGGAGGCCGGTTCGCTGCGCATCGAGCTGGTGGGCGAGGACGGCTCGACGACCGTCCTGCGCGAGTCCGTACCCGTACTCGCGGACGAGGTCGTCGACGCCTCCGTACTGCACGTCGCCGCGCTGCGCGAGTTCCTCACCGCGCAGATCGCCCGCGCCAAGGCCGAGGGTGTGCTGTTCTCCGTGCACCTCAAGGCCACGATGATGAAGGTCTCCGACCCGATCATCTTCGGCCACGTCGTACGCGCCTTCTTCCCGAAGACGTTCGCGCAGTACGGCGAGACCCTCGCGGCGGCCGGTCTGTCCCCGAACGACGGTCTCGGCGGCCTCTACAAGGGCCTGGAGTCGCTGCCCGAGGGCGCCGCGATCAAGGCGTCCTTCGACGCCGAGCTGGCCGAGGGCCCGGCGCTGGCCATGGTCGACTCCGACAAGGGCATCACCAACCTGCACGTCCCGTCCGACGTCATCGTCGACGCCTCGATGCCGGCCATGATCCGCACCTCGGGCCACATGTGGGGCCCGGACGGCCAGGAGGCCGACACCCTCGCGGTGCTGCCGGACTCCTCCTACGCCGGTGTCTACCAGGTCGCGATCGACGACTGCCGCGCCAACGGCGCCTACGACCCGTCGACCATGGGCTCGGTCCCGAACGTCGGTCTGATGGCGCAGAAGGCCGAGGAGTACGGCAGCCACGACAAGACCTTCGAGATCCCGGTCGCCGGCACGGTCCGTCTCGTGGACCAGGCCGGCAACGTGGTGATCGAGCAGCCGGTCGCCGCCGGTGACATCTTCCGCGCCTGCCAGACCAAGGACGCCCCGATCCGGGACTGGGTGAAGCTGGCCGTCACCCGCGCCCGCGCGACCGGCTCCCCGGCCGTGTTCTGGCTGGACGAGACCCGCGCGCACGACGCCAACCTGATCGCCAAGGTCAACACGTACCTGGACGAGCACGACACCGAGGGCCTGGTCATCCGGATCCTGAACCCGGTCGAGGCGACCAAGCTGTCGGTCGAGCGGATCCGGCGCGGCGAGGACACCATCTCGGTGACCGGCAACGTGCTGCGCGACTACCTGACCGACCTGTTCCCGATCCTGGAGCTGGGCACCAGCGCCAAGATGCTGTCGGTCGTCCCGCTGATGGCGGGCGGCGGCCTCTTCGAGACGGGCGCCGGCGGCTCCGCCCCGAAGCACGTCCAGCAGCTCGTCAAGGAGAACTACCTGCGCTGGGACAGCCTGGGCGAGTTCTTCGCGCTGGCGGCCAGCTTCGAGCACCTCGCCACGACCACCGGCAACGCGCGCGCCCAGGTCCTCGCCGACACCCTCGACCGTGCGACGGCGACCTTCCTCAACGAGGACAAGTCGCCGACCCGCCGTGTCGGCGGTATCGACAACCGGGGCAGCCACTTCTTCCTGTCCCTGTACTGGGCTCAGGAGCTGGCGGCCCAGACGGACGACGCGGACCTGGCGAAGTCGTTCGCCCCGTTCGCCGAGACGCTCACCGCGAACGCGGAGACGATCGTCGCCGAGCTGATCGCGGTTCAGGGCAAGCCGGCCGACATCGGCGGGTACTACCAGCCGGACGTCGAGAAGGCGAAGACGGTCATGCGTCCGTCGGCCACGTGGAATTCGACGTTGGCGACGTTGAGCTAG
- a CDS encoding proline iminopeptidase-family hydrolase — translation MAIPEPNHTGTIDFNGWSTWYRITGEPGRTPLVVLHGGPGAGHDYTLRIAGIAQQGRPVVHYDQLGIGRSTHLPDEGADFWTVQLFLDELDNLLGKLGLADAYHLLGQSWGGMLAAEHAVRRPAGLRGLVIANSPASMELWLAGAAELRSALPPEVRETLLAHEAAGTTDHPDYHAAEQVFYERHVCRTVPVPAEVQATWDNIAADPTVYHTMNGPNEFHVVGTMKEWSVVDRLHLIDVPTLLVSGRHDEATPDTLRPFAELIPDVRWHMFEHSSHMPHVEEEELYLRIVGDFLDSTD, via the coding sequence GTGGCGATTCCCGAACCGAACCACACCGGGACCATCGACTTCAACGGCTGGTCCACCTGGTACCGCATCACCGGCGAACCCGGCAGGACACCACTGGTGGTCCTGCACGGCGGCCCCGGCGCCGGTCACGACTACACGCTCCGCATCGCCGGCATCGCCCAGCAGGGCCGCCCGGTGGTGCACTACGACCAGCTCGGCATCGGACGGTCCACCCATCTGCCCGACGAGGGCGCCGACTTCTGGACCGTCCAGCTCTTCCTCGACGAACTCGACAACCTGCTCGGGAAGTTGGGCCTGGCCGACGCCTACCATCTGCTCGGCCAGTCGTGGGGCGGGATGCTCGCCGCCGAGCACGCCGTGCGCCGCCCGGCCGGACTGCGCGGTCTGGTCATCGCCAACTCCCCCGCCTCCATGGAGCTCTGGCTGGCGGGCGCCGCCGAACTCCGTTCCGCGCTGCCGCCCGAGGTGCGCGAGACCCTGCTCGCCCACGAGGCGGCCGGGACCACCGACCACCCCGACTACCACGCCGCCGAGCAGGTCTTCTACGAGCGCCATGTGTGCCGTACGGTCCCGGTGCCCGCCGAGGTCCAGGCCACCTGGGACAACATCGCGGCCGACCCGACCGTCTACCACACGATGAACGGGCCGAACGAGTTCCATGTCGTCGGGACCATGAAGGAGTGGTCGGTCGTCGACCGGCTGCACCTGATCGACGTACCGACCCTGCTGGTCTCCGGCCGCCACGACGAGGCGACGCCCGACACGCTCCGGCCCTTCGCCGAGCTCATCCCCGATGTGCGCTGGCACATGTTCGAGCACTCCAGCCATATGCCGCACGTCGAGGAGGAGGAGCTCTATCTCCGGATCGTCGGCGACTTCCTCGACTCCACCGACTGA
- a CDS encoding M1 family metallopeptidase, with the protein MRYRTRLTAPAAALLGTAAATTLAPAAYAASGGTSRTASGKDAAAPGPETLGDPVFPSLGNDGYRVAAYHLDLAYDATTKLVEGEATLRIRTTQDLSRLSLDALGLDIRSVRVGGRAATYEQVDEKLRITPARPLPENTATTICVEYGADPRRALTHTAWVPTPDGFAVCPQPNSAHTVFPCNDHPADKADFTFRITVPSTLRGVASGTLVRTEILDGDRTAYSYRSRSPIATELVQITVGDYVVKDRQGPNGLPLRDVVPVARAEALEPALALTPGLVAWLEQRLGAYPFETYGLLPCNSDDPAAFDFTGLETQTLTLYKPNYLLQAEKSIGSHMMHELVHSYFGNSVSPGTWADLWLNEGHADFYGLLYRYERGWTDSLGLTTMEARMKNTYARGDQWRRTSGPVAAPNEANLFDSQRYLGGVLVLYALREFVGEATFGAIERTFLDRYRGASATTENYISVASEIAGQDLSGFLRDWLYGTTTPRMPNHPDWTVTPVTTSLVAPQNRTAGHHDNSATL; encoded by the coding sequence ATGAGATATCGCACCAGACTGACGGCCCCTGCGGCAGCCCTGCTCGGCACGGCCGCGGCCACCACCCTGGCCCCTGCCGCCTACGCGGCGTCCGGGGGGACGTCCAGGACGGCTTCGGGGAAGGACGCCGCCGCCCCTGGCCCCGAGACCCTCGGTGACCCCGTCTTCCCGAGCCTCGGCAACGACGGCTACCGCGTCGCCGCCTACCACCTCGACCTCGCCTACGACGCCACGACCAAGCTGGTCGAGGGCGAGGCGACCCTGCGCATCCGCACCACCCAGGACCTGAGCCGCCTCTCGCTGGACGCCCTCGGCCTGGACATCCGCTCCGTCCGCGTCGGCGGCCGGGCGGCCACGTACGAGCAGGTCGACGAGAAGCTGCGGATCACGCCCGCCCGGCCGCTGCCGGAGAACACCGCGACGACGATCTGCGTCGAGTACGGCGCCGACCCGCGCCGCGCGCTGACCCACACCGCCTGGGTCCCCACCCCCGACGGCTTCGCGGTGTGCCCGCAGCCCAACTCCGCGCACACCGTCTTCCCGTGCAACGATCACCCGGCCGACAAGGCCGACTTCACGTTCCGGATCACCGTGCCGAGCACCCTGCGCGGTGTCGCGAGCGGCACCCTCGTCCGCACGGAGATCCTGGACGGTGACCGGACCGCGTACTCCTACCGCTCGCGCTCGCCGATCGCGACCGAGCTCGTGCAGATAACCGTCGGCGACTACGTGGTGAAGGACCGGCAGGGGCCGAACGGGCTGCCGCTGCGGGACGTCGTCCCGGTCGCGCGCGCCGAGGCCCTCGAACCGGCGCTGGCCCTCACCCCGGGCCTGGTGGCGTGGCTCGAACAGCGGCTCGGCGCCTACCCGTTCGAGACGTACGGCCTGCTGCCGTGCAACTCCGACGATCCGGCGGCCTTCGACTTCACGGGCCTGGAGACCCAGACCCTCACGCTCTACAAGCCGAACTACCTTCTCCAGGCGGAGAAGTCCATCGGCTCGCACATGATGCACGAGCTGGTCCACTCCTACTTCGGCAACAGCGTCAGCCCCGGCACCTGGGCCGACCTGTGGCTCAACGAGGGCCACGCCGACTTCTACGGACTGCTCTACCGCTACGAGCGCGGCTGGACCGACTCCCTCGGCCTGACCACGATGGAAGCGCGCATGAAGAACACGTACGCGCGCGGCGACCAGTGGCGCCGCACCTCCGGACCGGTCGCGGCACCCAACGAGGCCAACCTGTTCGACAGCCAGCGCTATCTGGGCGGCGTCCTCGTCCTCTACGCGCTGCGCGAGTTCGTCGGCGAGGCCACCTTCGGCGCGATCGAGCGCACCTTCCTCGACCGCTACCGGGGCGCCTCGGCGACGACCGAGAACTACATCTCGGTCGCCTCCGAGATCGCCGGCCAGGACCTCTCCGGCTTCCTGCGGGACTGGCTGTACGGGACGACGACACCGCGGATGCCCAATCACCCGGACTGGACGGTCACCCCGGTGACCACGTCACTGGTCGCGCCGCAGAACCGCACGGCCGGCCACCACGACAACTCGGCGACCCTCTGA
- a CDS encoding lysylphosphatidylglycerol synthase transmembrane domain-containing protein, producing the protein MTVVLPPPAGRRRVPVRQVLCLLPLLLVALVAVRHRQVLAEGFAQLASARLPWLLAAAGATCLTWVAAAVGRQGAVVERLPGRRLLATQFAAGSANHLLPTGLGASAVNLRFMTVCGLPPARSSAALALYLLAEAVGRLGLLAALLIAFPHALRLGSLFPGTAFGPLLIGICVVLSAVAGALAGVRRLRTAALSFLRTALGEARSVHMRPCRALALWGGSLAFPALQAAGLAAVGTALGLPVPAWHMALAYLAATVAVALIPTPGGIGSVEAALVLALVAVGGPVAVATAVVLAFRIITVWVPLLPGALTLGALVRLKVI; encoded by the coding sequence GTGACAGTGGTTCTCCCTCCCCCGGCCGGGCGCCGGCGCGTACCGGTGCGGCAGGTCCTGTGCCTGCTCCCGCTCCTCCTGGTCGCCCTGGTCGCGGTGCGCCACCGGCAGGTGCTCGCCGAGGGCTTCGCCCAGCTGGCGTCGGCGAGGTTGCCCTGGCTGCTGGCGGCGGCGGGGGCGACGTGTCTGACCTGGGTGGCCGCCGCCGTCGGCCGGCAGGGAGCCGTCGTCGAGCGGCTGCCCGGGCGACGGTTGCTCGCCACGCAGTTCGCGGCCGGTTCGGCGAACCATCTGCTGCCGACGGGGCTCGGCGCGAGCGCGGTCAATCTGCGGTTCATGACGGTGTGCGGTCTGCCGCCGGCCCGTTCCTCGGCGGCGCTCGCCCTGTATCTGCTCGCGGAGGCCGTCGGCCGGCTGGGTCTGCTGGCCGCGCTGCTGATCGCGTTCCCGCATGCCCTGCGGCTCGGAAGTCTCTTTCCCGGCACGGCATTCGGTCCGCTGCTCATCGGCATCTGCGTGGTGCTGTCGGCGGTGGCCGGCGCGCTGGCGGGTGTACGGCGGCTGCGCACGGCCGCCCTCTCCTTTCTGCGCACGGCGCTCGGCGAGGCCCGTTCCGTGCACATGCGGCCATGCCGGGCGCTGGCGCTGTGGGGCGGTTCGCTGGCGTTCCCGGCGTTGCAGGCCGCCGGACTGGCCGCGGTGGGGACGGCGTTGGGGCTGCCGGTGCCGGCCTGGCACATGGCGCTCGCCTACCTCGCCGCGACGGTCGCCGTCGCGCTGATCCCCACGCCGGGCGGTATCGGTTCCGTCGAGGCGGCGCTGGTCCTGGCCCTGGTCGCGGTGGGCGGGCCGGTGGCCGTCGCCACGGCGGTGGTGCTCGCGTTCCGGATCATCACCGTGTGGGTACCGCTGCTGCCGGGGGCGTTGACGCTGGGGGCGCTGGTGCGGCTGAAGGTGATCTGA
- a CDS encoding ABC transporter ATP-binding protein has product METTAWMQLHSVMNSQQDRRPFARATLRRIAEFARPHRRRIIRFVVLSVLTALLAVATPVLAGRVVDTIVSGGDESTVVRLALLIAVIAVAEAVLGILGRWLSSTLGEGLILDLRTAVFDHVQRMPVAFFTRTRTGALVSRLNNDVIGAQRAFSNTLSGVVSNLVTLVLTLAVMLTLSWQITLLALVLLPVFVVPARRMGSRMARLQREAADLNASMGTRMTERFSAPGATLVKLFGRPDEESAQFAARARRVRDIGVRTALAQSVFITALTLVSALALALVYGLGGWFALRGTLEPGAVVSLALLLTRMYAPLTSLAGARVEVMSALVSFERVFEVLDLKPLIEEKPDAREVPEGPVAVEFDNVRFAYPAADRVSLASLEEVAALDTRGGTEVLHGVSFRAEPGQTIALVGTSGAGKSTIGQLLPRLYDTDEGAVRIGGVDVRDLSAASLRATLGMVTQDGHLFHDSVRANLVLARPTATDDELWAALTRARLDDLVRELPDGLDTVVGERGYRLSGGERQRMTIARLLLARQRVVILDEATAHLDNTSEAAVQEALAEALADRTAVVIAHRLSTIRAADLILVVEAGQILERGTHDELLALDGRYAELYRTQFAQPGERAEVTEAA; this is encoded by the coding sequence ATGGAGACCACAGCCTGGATGCAGTTGCACAGCGTCATGAACTCCCAGCAGGACCGGCGCCCCTTCGCCCGCGCGACCCTGCGCCGCATCGCGGAGTTCGCACGCCCGCACCGCCGCCGCATCATCCGCTTCGTCGTCCTGAGCGTGCTCACGGCGCTGCTCGCCGTCGCCACCCCCGTTCTCGCGGGCCGTGTCGTCGACACGATCGTGTCGGGCGGCGACGAGAGCACGGTCGTCCGGCTCGCACTGCTCATCGCGGTCATCGCGGTCGCCGAGGCGGTCCTCGGGATTCTCGGCCGCTGGCTCTCGTCCACGCTCGGGGAGGGGCTGATCCTCGATCTGCGGACGGCCGTGTTCGATCATGTACAGCGCATGCCGGTCGCGTTCTTCACCCGCACCCGTACGGGAGCGCTGGTGTCCCGGCTCAACAACGACGTCATCGGCGCGCAGCGAGCGTTCAGCAACACCCTGTCCGGTGTGGTGAGCAACCTGGTCACCCTGGTGCTCACGCTCGCCGTGATGCTCACCCTGTCCTGGCAGATCACCCTGCTCGCCCTGGTACTGCTGCCGGTGTTCGTGGTCCCCGCCCGGCGGATGGGCAGCCGCATGGCCCGCCTCCAGCGCGAGGCCGCCGACCTCAACGCCTCGATGGGCACCCGGATGACCGAGCGCTTCTCGGCCCCCGGCGCCACCCTCGTCAAGCTCTTCGGACGGCCCGACGAGGAGTCCGCCCAGTTCGCGGCCCGCGCCCGCCGGGTACGGGACATCGGCGTACGGACCGCTCTCGCGCAGTCGGTCTTCATCACCGCCCTCACCCTGGTGTCGGCCCTGGCGCTCGCCCTGGTGTACGGGCTCGGCGGCTGGTTCGCGCTGCGCGGCACCCTGGAACCGGGCGCGGTCGTCTCGCTCGCCCTGCTCCTCACCCGGATGTACGCGCCGCTCACGTCGCTCGCGGGGGCGCGCGTCGAGGTGATGAGCGCCCTGGTGAGCTTCGAGCGCGTCTTCGAGGTGCTCGACCTGAAACCCCTCATCGAGGAGAAACCGGACGCCCGCGAGGTCCCCGAGGGCCCGGTCGCGGTGGAGTTCGACAACGTCCGCTTCGCCTACCCCGCCGCCGACCGCGTCTCCCTCGCCTCCCTGGAGGAGGTGGCCGCCCTCGACACCAGGGGCGGCACGGAGGTCCTCCACGGAGTCAGCTTCCGCGCCGAACCCGGCCAGACGATCGCCCTCGTGGGCACCTCCGGCGCCGGAAAGTCGACCATCGGACAACTCCTGCCCCGCCTGTACGACACCGACGAGGGCGCCGTACGCATCGGCGGCGTCGACGTCCGTGACCTGAGCGCCGCCTCGCTGCGCGCGACCCTCGGCATGGTCACCCAGGACGGCCACCTCTTCCACGACTCCGTGCGCGCCAACCTGGTGCTGGCCCGCCCCACGGCGACGGACGACGAACTGTGGGCCGCGCTGACCCGGGCCCGCCTCGACGACCTGGTCCGCGAGCTGCCCGACGGCCTCGACACCGTGGTCGGTGAACGCGGCTACCGTCTCTCCGGCGGCGAACGCCAGCGCATGACCATCGCCCGGCTGCTGCTGGCCCGCCAGCGCGTCGTCATCCTCGACGAGGCGACCGCCCACCTGGACAACACCTCGGAGGCGGCGGTCCAGGAGGCCCTGGCCGAGGCCCTCGCCGACCGCACGGCAGTGGTGATCGCCCACCGTCTGTCCACGATCCGGGCGGCGGACCTGATCCTCGTGGTCGAGGCCGGACAGATCCTCGAACGCGGCACGCACGACGAACTGCTGGCCCTGGACGGGCGGTACGCGGAGCTGTACCGCACACAGTTCGCGCAGCCCGGCGAGCGGGCGGAGGTGACGGAGGCCGCGTAG
- a CDS encoding GTP-binding protein encodes MPTTSGDHRLPVTVLSGFLGAGKTTLLNHVLGNRQGLRVAVIVNDMSEINIDASLVRDGGALSRTEERLVEMTNGCICCTLRDDLLEEVEKLARAGRFDYLLIESSGISEPMPVAATFAFARDDGASLLDVSRLDTMVTVVDAVNFLPELDRGDDLLERGITPVEGDERTVSDLLVDQIEFADVILLNKTDLVPEEAADRLAATLRRLNPAARVHRTVRGEIDPAELLGTGLFDLEKAEQAPGWVAELNGDHVPETEEYGISSLVLRDPRPFHPGRLWDLLTGPLDAGHYGQVLRSKGFFTLASRPGTTGLWSQAGSVARFEPIATGDATGTESPVQGQELVFIGTDLRRQSLRLALSRCLLTEEELAAYAADLAHTAYEDPFPAWEVHPADVCDALPV; translated from the coding sequence ATGCCCACCACTTCCGGCGACCACCGCCTGCCCGTGACCGTGCTCTCCGGCTTTCTCGGCGCCGGGAAGACGACGCTGCTCAACCATGTCCTCGGCAACCGTCAGGGCCTGCGGGTCGCGGTCATCGTGAACGACATGAGTGAGATCAACATCGACGCGTCCCTCGTCCGGGACGGCGGCGCCCTCTCCCGTACGGAGGAGCGACTGGTCGAGATGACCAACGGCTGCATCTGCTGCACCCTCCGGGACGACCTCCTGGAGGAGGTCGAGAAGCTGGCCCGCGCGGGCCGTTTCGACTACCTGCTCATCGAGAGCTCCGGGATCTCGGAACCCATGCCCGTGGCCGCCACCTTCGCCTTCGCCCGCGACGACGGCGCGAGCCTGCTGGACGTCTCCCGCCTGGACACCATGGTCACCGTCGTGGACGCGGTGAACTTCCTGCCCGAGCTGGACCGCGGCGACGACCTGCTGGAGCGCGGGATCACCCCGGTCGAGGGCGACGAGCGCACGGTGAGCGATCTGCTCGTCGACCAGATCGAGTTCGCCGACGTCATCCTCCTCAACAAGACCGACCTCGTCCCCGAGGAGGCCGCCGACCGTCTGGCGGCGACCCTGCGGCGCCTCAACCCGGCCGCCCGCGTCCACCGCACCGTCCGCGGCGAGATCGACCCCGCCGAACTCCTCGGCACGGGCCTGTTCGACCTGGAGAAGGCCGAGCAGGCACCGGGCTGGGTGGCCGAGCTGAACGGCGACCATGTGCCGGAGACCGAGGAGTACGGCATCTCCTCGCTCGTGCTGCGCGACCCGCGCCCCTTCCATCCGGGCCGCCTCTGGGACCTGCTCACCGGCCCGCTCGACGCGGGGCACTACGGCCAAGTGCTGCGCTCCAAGGGCTTCTTCACCCTCGCGTCCCGCCCCGGCACCACGGGCCTGTGGTCACAGGCGGGCTCGGTGGCCCGCTTCGAACCGATCGCCACGGGTGACGCCACGGGCACCGAATCCCCTGTACAGGGGCAGGAGTTGGTGTTCATCGGCACCGATCTGCGCCGCCAGTCGCTGCGACTGGCGCTCTCGCGCTGCCTGTTGACGGAGGAGGAACTGGCCGCGTACGCAGCGGACTTGGCGCACACGGCGTACGAGGACCCCTTCCCCGCGTGGGAGGTGCACCCCGCGGACGTCTGCGATGCGCTCCCCGTCTGA